Below is a genomic region from Cellulomonas sp. P24.
CGGCTACGGCGAGCGCACGGGCAACGCCGACCTCCTCACCGTGGTCGCGAACCTCGAGCTCAAGGGCGGGCTGTCGCTGCTGTCCGGCAACGGCCTCACCGAGGCCACCCGGATCGCGCACGCGATCAGCGAGATCACCAACATCTCCCCGTTCGCCCGCCAGCCGTACGTCGGCGCGAGCGCGTTCGCGCACAAGGGCGGTCTGCACGCGAGCGCGATCAAGGTCGACCCCGACCTCTACCAGCACATCGACCCGCAGCGCGTCGGGAACGACATGCGCATGCTCATCTCCGACATGGCGGGTCGTGCGTCGATCGAGCTCAAGGGTCGCGAGTTCGGGTACGACCTGTCCGGTCAGAGCGACGTCCTCACCCGGGTGACCACCAGGGTCAAGGATGCCGAGGCGCGCGGGTACACCTACGACGCGGCCGACGCGTCCTTCGCGCTGGTGCTGCACGAGGAGGTCGCGGGCGCACGCCCCGACTACTTCTCGGTGGAGAGCTGGCGCGCGATCGTCGAGCGAGTCGGCGGTCGCGGCGTCGAGGCGACCGCCGAGGCGACCGTCAAGCTGCGCGCGGGTGGTGAGCGGATCGTCTCGACGGGGGAGGGGAACGGCCCGGTCAACGCGCTCGACCACGCTCTCCGTCTCGCGCTCGGGCGGGTGTACCCGGAGATCGAGCACTTCGAGCTGATCGACTTCAAGGTGCGCATCCTCGACGCGATGCAGGGCACGGACGCGGTCACACGTGTGCTCATCGAGACGTCCGACGGCGAGTCCACGTGGAGCACGGTGGGGGTCGGACCCAACCTCCTCGAGGCCTCCTGGGAGGCCCTGACCGACTCCGCGATCTTCGGTCTGCTCCACGCCGGCGTCGAACCCCGCTGACCCAGTCGTCCCCGAGCCGCCCGTGCCCGCACCCCAGGACGCCGAGTGGAGCGATGTGCGGCGACACGCCCGCGTGTCGCACGCACATCGCTCCACTCGGCGGACCGGGGGACGGGGTGGCGAGAGTCGTAGGATGACTTGGTGACGACAGTGCGCGGTGAGTACAAGGTGCCCGGTGGCAAGCTGGTGGCCGTCGACGTCGACAAGGACGGCGGCCGGCTCGCGTCGGTCCGGGTCAGCGGAGACTTCTTCCTCGAGCCGGACGAGGCCCTGGAGCGGATCGAAGCGGCCCTGACGGGGCTGTCGACCGACTCGAGCGTGGCGCAGCTGACCGCCGCGATCGATGCCGCCCTCGACTCGTCCGTGACCCTCGTCGGGTTCACCACCGAGTCGGTCGCGATCGCCGTCCGGCGCGCGCTGGGCCACGCGACCAGCTGGAGCGACCACGAGTTCACGATCATCCACGAGGGGCCGCAGCCTCCGGTGCTGCATGCAGCCCTCGACCAGGTGCTCGCCGAGGAGCTCGCGGCGGGCCGTCGTGGACCTACGCTGAGGTTCTGGGAGTGGGTCGATCCGGCGGTCGTGATCGGGTCGTTCCAGTCGCTCCGCAACGAGGTCGATCCGGAAGGCGCCGCACGGCACGGCATCACGGTCGTCCGGCGGATCTCCGGCGGCGGGGCGATGTTCATGGAGGCCGGGAACTGCATC
It encodes:
- the cimA gene encoding citramalate synthase, which translates into the protein MTTSTSEPFHVYDTTLRDGAQQEGMNLTVQDKLAIAPLLDELGVGYIEGGWPGAIPKDTEFFARAAKELEFRHAVLTAFGATRKPESRAWDDAQVRALLDSQAEVVTLVAKSDIRHVERALRTTGAENLEMITDTIRFLVGEGRRVVLDAEHFFDGYRFDPEYARKAVFAAFAAGAEVATLCDTNGGMLPDWVTAVVTELTESMSEAGVTGRLGIHAHNDSGCAVANSLAAVNAGCTHVQGTVNGYGERTGNADLLTVVANLELKGGLSLLSGNGLTEATRIAHAISEITNISPFARQPYVGASAFAHKGGLHASAIKVDPDLYQHIDPQRVGNDMRMLISDMAGRASIELKGREFGYDLSGQSDVLTRVTTRVKDAEARGYTYDAADASFALVLHEEVAGARPDYFSVESWRAIVERVGGRGVEATAEATVKLRAGGERIVSTGEGNGPVNALDHALRLALGRVYPEIEHFELIDFKVRILDAMQGTDAVTRVLIETSDGESTWSTVGVGPNLLEASWEALTDSAIFGLLHAGVEPR
- a CDS encoding biotin/lipoate A/B protein ligase family protein produces the protein MRGEYKVPGGKLVAVDVDKDGGRLASVRVSGDFFLEPDEALERIEAALTGLSTDSSVAQLTAAIDAALDSSVTLVGFTTESVAIAVRRALGHATSWSDHEFTIIHEGPQPPVLHAALDQVLAEELAAGRRGPTLRFWEWVDPAVVIGSFQSLRNEVDPEGAARHGITVVRRISGGGAMFMEAGNCITFSLVVPASLVDGLTFEQSYAFLDDWVLGALADVGVTASYAGLNDIASPAGKIAGAAQKRLAGGAVLHHVTMAYDIDADKMLEVLRIGREKLSDKGTTSANKRVDPVRSQTGIPREAVIDAFTRHFRTRYSTVDGALTVDELNRAEALVATKFGTPEWTARVP